In Erwinia pyrifoliae DSM 12163, the genomic window AACCCTCGCCCCACTTCTGCATTATCAAGCCTGGTGGATACGCGTTTGGGACTTCCCCCGGTTGCAGCTGGCCATTATTGCGGCGTGCATGATGCTGGTCTGCCTTTGTTTCAGCAGCCAGCACGGCTGGGCGCTGTTGCTGGCACTGATTAATGCTGGCTGTGCCGCTTATCAATGCAGGTGGATCTACCCCTATACGTCTTTCAGCCCAAAGCAGGTCAAGGATCACCGTGGTTATAGCGATGCTCCCCGTTTACGGGTGATGGTGTCGAATGTCCTCACTCCCAACAGACAGGCACCACGGCTATTGGCTCAGGTGCAGGCGGAGCAGCCAGATGTACTGATTGCGCTGGAAACGGATCGCTGGTGGCAATCGCAGCTGGACGTGCTGTCAGCAGACTATCCTTACAGCCTGAAATGCCCACAGGATAATCTCTATGGTATGCACGTTTACTCGCGCCTGCCGCTAAAAGATGCCGAAATTCAGTATCTGGTCGATGATGAAATTCCTTCGATGCATATGCTGGTTCAACTGGATGAACAGACTGATGTCCGGCTGCACTGTGTGCACCCGATGCCGCCCAGCCCGACGGAGAGCGACGAATCGACAGACCGGGATGCCGAACTGGTGATGGTGGGTAAAAGCGTGGCATCGGCGGCGCAACCGGTCATTGTTACCGGCGATCTTAATGATGTTGCCTGGTCACGCACCACTCAGCTGTTTTTGAAAATCAGTGGCCTGCTTGACCCGCGCCGTGGCCGGGGAATGTTCTGTACTTTCCATGCGGGCTATCCCTTCTTACGTTGGCCGCTGGATCACGTTTTCCACAGTCAACATTTTGTTCTGGCAGGCATTCGTCGTTTGCAAAATATGGGATCGGACCATTTTCCTATTCTTATCGATCTGGTCTACGCACCGCTCAAAGGTCAACAGCAGGAAAGCCTTGAAAAAGATGCCGCAGACGAAGCCGATGCGCAGGAGATAATGGCGGCAACGGAATCCACGGCTGACGAGGTGCATGTACCCGGTGAGCCAGACAAAATGCCTCCTGGGAATGTGACGGGCGCGACGGACTGACCCCCGTTCAGCGACGGTCCGGTGATTCTGCACCCCGCCCGGCCCACCCGCGCGGGGTGTAAAACGATGAGTAATTCTCCGGCAGAAACTGATTCCATTAGTTAAAATTGAATTGTGTTTCTGACTTGCGCTTCATACAGTGTGAAGAATGGCTTATATCCGGAGATAAAAATGATCAGAGTGGAAATGCTCGCGACAGGCGATGAAGTACTGCACGGGCAGATCGTCGATAGCAATGCGGCCTGGCTGGCCGCGCTGCTGTTGGAGCAGGGCTTAGCGATGACGCGCCGTCAGACGGTGGGTGACAGTCTGGAAGAGCTGGTCGCGGTACTGACCGAACGCAGTCAGGTGGCTGATGTATTAATCGTTAACGGCGGTCTCGGGCCGACCAGTGACGATCTCAGTGCGCTGGCGGCCGCCACTGCCGCTGGCGTGGCGCTGGAATTTCAGCCCGAATGGCTGACGAAAATGGAAGCGTTCTTTGCCAGCCGTGGCAAAGTGATGGCGGCCAGCAATCGCAAGCAGGCTGAAATCCCACAGGGTGCGGAAATGATCGATAACCCGGTTGGCACCGCGTGCGGCTTTGCCATGCAGCTGAACCGCTGTTGGATATTCTTCACTCCCGGCGTGCCATCCGAATATAAGGTGATGGTGACGGATCAAATCCTGCCACGTCTGAAAGCGCGTTACGCGCTGCCGCACCCCCCACTGTGTTTACGCATGACCACCTTTGGCCGTGGCGAGAGCGACCTGGCTTCAGCCATTGAAGCGTTAACGCTGCCGGAAGGCGTGGTGATGGGCTATCGCGCCTCAATGCCCATCATCGAACTGAAGCTGAATGGGCCGGTGGAAAAGCGTGCTGAAATGGAACGGTTCTGGCAGCAGGTGCGGGAAATCGCCAGCGACAGCGTCATTTTTGAAGGGCTGGAAACGCTGCCTGAACAGCTGGCGCGGCGTTTAAAAGAGCACAAGCTGCTGCTGTCGGTCAGTGAACAATTCAGCGCCGGTTTGCTACAGTGGCAGCTCCATTCAGCAGGAGCCGCGCTGGCCGCAGGCAATGTGCTGCCCGCCCAGGCCGAGACGCTTGGCTTACTGGCGGCGCGCAGTCAGCAGTTGGCCAACAAGCATCATGCCCATCTGGCGCTGGTGGTCGGAGCAATGGAAGACCAGCGTTTGGGCCTTGCGCTGCATACGCCGGAAGGAACGTTCGCGCAGAAAGTGAAGTTCGGCGTCAGCCGTCACGGGCTGAAAGCACGTCAGGATATGGTTGCCATGCTGGCGATGAATATGCTGCGCCGCTGGCTGAATGGTCAGACGGTCACCAGCGGGCACGGCTGGATTGAGGTGGTGGAAACCCTGTAGTCCGTAGTCCAGTCAGAGGAAGCTGACGCCTGCTTAACGGGGTTTGGCTTCCTGCTGTGAAAGTCGATGCACTTGATGAGTGGGTTATCTCAGTCAGGCGCATCTGCCCGGCTTAACGAAGTATCTCTGACTGAAAGTTTTTAGCTTCACTGATAAGAAGCGAGTACACCTTCAAAATAACCCTTAGCAAAGGCAGCCTGAACGCTTTTGTGCCTTACAGTACCTGCCTGACTATTTGGTAATGTAGTGTAATCAATATTCAGGAACTGAGCCTTAGAACGCCCTTGTTCGAAACCCTTTTCATAAGCACAACCCGCACACTTATGTCGGCCATTAAACTTACTTTGATCGTATGGGAGACTGCCAAAATCAGGGGAGTAACGATGTTGTAGCCGGCAAGTCATATTCATCTCCTGTGTAATCTGATTGATAAATCTGCTTAAGTTTTATCGGCTTACCTTATAAAGAGGCCATTACTTACAGCTCGATCTCAATATCACCGCTGGCCTGGCAGCAGCAGGGTAGAATTTCCCCTGCCTGCACAAAGGCCAGCGGTTTAGTGCTGTAACAGACTTCACCTTTTAACAGACGGGTTCGGCAGGAGCCGCAATAGCCTTCCCGGCACTGATATTCCACGCACACGCGGTGCGACTCCAGTGCAGCCAGCAGGGAAGGGTGCTCGTCATGGCATTCAAGCTGCATACCGGAAGCACGCAGCGTAATGGTCGAACGTGCCATGGTTACAGCTGGAAATCGCTGAGGTCATCAGCGTTGACTTCGGAGTCAATCTGCCCGACCAGGTAAGAACTGACTTCCACTTCCTGTGGTGCGACCTGCACGTTATCTGAAACCAGCCAGGAGTTAATCCACGGGATGGGGTTCGAGCGCGTTTTGAACGGCAGATCCAGACCCACGGCATTCATGCGGATATTGGTAATGTATTCAATGTACTGACACAGAATGTCTTTATTCAGGCCAATCATCGAACCGCCGCTGAACAGGTACTCGGCCCACTCTTTTTCCTGTTCTGCTGCCAGCACGAACAGGTCATAACACTCCTGGCGACACTCTTTGGCGATTTCCGCCATTTCCGGGTCATCCACACCGCTGCGCAGCAGGTTGAGCATATGCTGAGTGCCGGTCAGGTGCAGCGCCTCATCGCGGGCGATTAGCTTGATTATCTTGGCATTACCCTCCATCAGCTCGCGCTCGGCAAAGGCAAAGGAGCAGGCGAAGCTGACATAAAAGCGGATCGCCTCCAGCGCATTGACGCTCATCAGGCAGATATAGAGCTGTTTTTTCAGCGCGCGCAGGTTAACGGTGACGGTTTTGCCATTGACCTGGTGCGTTCCTTCACCCAGCAGATGCCAGTAGCTGGTCATCTCAATCAGATCGTCGTAGTAGCCGGAAATATCTTTGGCGCGCGACAGGATCTGTTCGTTGGTGACGATATCGTCAAACACCAACGCCGGATCGTTCACGATATTGCGGATGATATGGGTATAGGAACGTGAGTGGATCGTTTCGGAAAACGCCCAGGTTTCAACCCAGGTTTCCAGTTCTGGAATAGAGATCAGCGGCAGCAGCGCCACGTTCGGGCTGCGCCCCTGAATCGAGTCCAACAGCGTCTGGTATTTCAGATTGCTGATAAATATGTGTTTTTCGTGCTCCGGCAGCGCCTGGTAGTCAATGCGATCGCGCGAGACGTCAACTTCTTCCGGACGCCAGAAGAAGGAAAGCTGCTTTTCGATTAGTTTCTCGAAGATATCGTATTTTTGCTGGTCGAAGCGCGCAACGTTAACCGACTGACCGAAGAACATCGGTTCCAACAGCTGGTCATTTTTATTCTGCGAAAACGTGGTGTAAGCCATGATTCATTCCAAAAAACGGGGGAGCAGGCACGCCTGCCCCCGGGATAAAGGTTAGATTTTGCAGGCACCGCTTTCGCAGCCGTCATCTTGAATAGAGGGTACGAGGTCGTCCTGTGAATCTTCTGCTCCATCACGGGTGTTCTGGTAATAGAGCGTTTTTACGCCGAATTTATAGGCGGTGAGCAAATCTTTCAGCAGCTGTTTCATCGGCACGCGACCGTTAGCGAAGCGGGTCGGATCGTAGTTGGTGTTCGACGAAATGGCCTGGTCGACAAACTTCTGCATTACGCCAACCAGCTGCAAATAGCCGTCGTTATTCGGCATATCCCACAGCAGCTCATAGTTATCCTTCAGGCGTTCGTACTCCGGCACCACCTGGCGCAGAATACCGTCTTTAGAGGCTTTAATGCTGATATGGCCGCGCGGAGGTTCAATGCCGTTAGTGGCGTTAGAAATTTGTGAAGAGGTTTCTGACGGCATCAGAGCAGACAGCGTGGAGTTACGCAGACCGTGGTTTTTCACTGACTCACGCAGACCTTCCCAGTCGAGCAATAGCGGGGTATTACAGATGGCATCCAGATCTTTTTTGTAGGTATCAATCGGCATAATACCCTGAGCGTAAGTGGTTTCTGCAAACCACGGGCAGGCACCCTGTTCGATTGCCAGCTCGTTGGAGGCTTTCAGCAGCCAGTACTGAATGGCTTCAAATGTCTGATGTGTCAGGATGTTGGCGCTGCC contains:
- a CDS encoding endonuclease/exonuclease/phosphatase family protein; translated protein: MVFLTFLTLALVLLTLAPLLHYQAWWIRVWDFPRLQLAIIAACMMLVCLCFSSQHGWALLLALINAGCAAYQCRWIYPYTSFSPKQVKDHRGYSDAPRLRVMVSNVLTPNRQAPRLLAQVQAEQPDVLIALETDRWWQSQLDVLSADYPYSLKCPQDNLYGMHVYSRLPLKDAEIQYLVDDEIPSMHMLVQLDEQTDVRLHCVHPMPPSPTESDESTDRDAELVMVGKSVASAAQPVIVTGDLNDVAWSRTTQLFLKISGLLDPRRGRGMFCTFHAGYPFLRWPLDHVFHSQHFVLAGIRRLQNMGSDHFPILIDLVYAPLKGQQQESLEKDAADEADAQEIMAATESTADEVHVPGEPDKMPPGNVTGATD
- a CDS encoding nicotinamide mononucleotide deamidase-related protein YfaY, giving the protein MIRVEMLATGDEVLHGQIVDSNAAWLAALLLEQGLAMTRRQTVGDSLEELVAVLTERSQVADVLIVNGGLGPTSDDLSALAAATAAGVALEFQPEWLTKMEAFFASRGKVMAASNRKQAEIPQGAEMIDNPVGTACGFAMQLNRCWIFFTPGVPSEYKVMVTDQILPRLKARYALPHPPLCLRMTTFGRGESDLASAIEALTLPEGVVMGYRASMPIIELKLNGPVEKRAEMERFWQQVREIASDSVIFEGLETLPEQLARRLKEHKLLLSVSEQFSAGLLQWQLHSAGAALAAGNVLPAQAETLGLLAARSQQLANKHHAHLALVVGAMEDQRLGLALHTPEGTFAQKVKFGVSRHGLKARQDMVAMLAMNMLRRWLNGQTVTSGHGWIEVVETL
- the yfaE gene encoding class I ribonucleotide reductase maintenance protein YfaE; this translates as MARSTITLRASGMQLECHDEHPSLLAALESHRVCVEYQCREGYCGSCRTRLLKGEVCYSTKPLAFVQAGEILPCCCQASGDIEIEL
- the nrdB gene encoding class Ia ribonucleoside-diphosphate reductase subunit beta, translating into MAYTTFSQNKNDQLLEPMFFGQSVNVARFDQQKYDIFEKLIEKQLSFFWRPEEVDVSRDRIDYQALPEHEKHIFISNLKYQTLLDSIQGRSPNVALLPLISIPELETWVETWAFSETIHSRSYTHIIRNIVNDPALVFDDIVTNEQILSRAKDISGYYDDLIEMTSYWHLLGEGTHQVNGKTVTVNLRALKKQLYICLMSVNALEAIRFYVSFACSFAFAERELMEGNAKIIKLIARDEALHLTGTQHMLNLLRSGVDDPEMAEIAKECRQECYDLFVLAAEQEKEWAEYLFSGGSMIGLNKDILCQYIEYITNIRMNAVGLDLPFKTRSNPIPWINSWLVSDNVQVAPQEVEVSSYLVGQIDSEVNADDLSDFQL